A portion of the Faecalibacterium sp. I3-3-89 genome contains these proteins:
- a CDS encoding translation initiation factor 2 — MKGIHKVVVGTKYLKYEFELRRNLTIIRGDSATGKTTLVDMIRTHMNDGESGPVTLNCDKGCYVVEGNLWKGQLNNIQDSIVFIDEGNEFVKTKDFARAIQQTDNYYVIVTREGLPALPYSVEEVYGIRTSGKYGTLKQSYHSFYRIYPDSTTENIKPEKILTEDSNSGYQFFDAVCTEHQMQCDTANGKSNIFSYLKVHKDEKILVIADGAAFGPEMDRVLQLVQTRKNLALYLPESFECLVLSSGILKDTKVAQILQTPSDYIDSKEYFSWERYFTALLIEKAAGTYLNYTKKTLNKAYLSDSTKNAILGQMMKGKPE; from the coding sequence ATGAAAGGCATTCATAAAGTGGTCGTTGGCACAAAGTACCTGAAATATGAATTTGAACTGCGACGCAACTTGACCATCATTCGTGGGGATAGTGCAACGGGTAAAACGACTCTCGTAGATATGATTCGTACGCATATGAACGATGGAGAAAGTGGGCCGGTCACTCTAAATTGTGATAAAGGCTGCTATGTGGTAGAAGGAAATCTGTGGAAGGGACAGCTCAACAACATTCAGGACAGCATTGTTTTTATCGACGAAGGAAACGAGTTTGTCAAGACCAAAGATTTTGCGCGTGCGATTCAGCAGACGGATAACTATTATGTTATCGTGACCAGAGAGGGTTTGCCGGCCTTGCCATACAGTGTGGAAGAAGTGTATGGAATCCGAACCTCTGGAAAGTATGGGACACTGAAACAGAGTTATCATTCGTTCTATCGAATTTACCCGGATAGCACAACGGAAAATATTAAGCCGGAGAAAATTTTGACTGAGGACAGCAATTCGGGTTATCAGTTTTTTGATGCGGTCTGTACAGAACATCAAATGCAATGTGATACCGCAAACGGAAAATCTAATATATTTTCCTATTTGAAGGTTCATAAGGATGAAAAGATTCTGGTGATTGCAGATGGTGCCGCCTTTGGCCCGGAAATGGACAGGGTGTTGCAGTTGGTGCAGACAAGAAAAAACCTGGCACTATATCTGCCGGAATCTTTTGAGTGTCTGGTATTATCTTCTGGAATTCTGAAAGATACAAAGGTTGCACAGATTTTGCAAACACCATCTGATTACATTGATAGTAAGGAGTATTTTAGCTGGGAGCGCTACTTTACGGCACTTTTGATAGAGAAAGCGGCTGGGACATATTTGAATTATACTAAGAAAACGCTAAACAAGGCCTATTTGAGTGATAGCACGAAGAATGCGATTCTGGGTCAGATGATGAAAGGAAAACCGGAGTAA
- a CDS encoding DUF4869 domain-containing protein codes for MLNIFYGDMKEAVYNTASYFKYDYEEDWIVDPMVKEMIQDVDKSTVIDSGVIDSPVLGKIPPIGLSGGVKTLILVKFEPEKVFNVSTCGDNCAKWLLKIAEQEDRTVNLRHLMDFGKKPFTIKVLNTNQIVHSMEELILAAGEFV; via the coding sequence ATGCTGAACATTTTTTACGGTGATATGAAGGAAGCGGTGTACAATACGGCTTCTTATTTCAAATACGATTACGAGGAAGACTGGATCGTTGACCCGATGGTCAAGGAAATGATTCAGGATGTGGATAAGTCTACCGTTATCGACAGTGGTGTAATTGACAGCCCGGTCTTGGGTAAAATTCCACCGATTGGTTTGTCTGGTGGCGTAAAGACACTGATTTTGGTAAAGTTTGAGCCGGAGAAAGTGTTCAATGTATCGACTTGTGGCGACAACTGTGCAAAGTGGCTGCTCAAAATTGCAGAGCAGGAGGATCGCACGGTGAATTTGCGTCACCTGATGGATTTTGGCAAAAAGCCGTTTACAATAAAAGTGCTGAATACGAATCAAATCGTTCACAGTATGGAAGAGCTGATTTTGGCCGCAGGTGAGTTTGTGTAA
- a CDS encoding ATP-binding protein, with protein sequence MKKLKKILLINWLYFSKELIEVGDINFLTGKNGAGKSTVIDALQIVLLGETNSRNFNQAANEKSQRTLEGYLRADMDDNSPYSRRGKDFSTYIVCEFQDEMEGSSFVTGVTFDCRSDGSYRDTFFIYTGTLPENCFIEQGEAMEISALRRFLKQNYARAEFYDTQKEYRRNMLAKWNVHNEQVLRMMKKAVSFRPIVDIQKFITENICDIPDKPNIELMQQNIRDYKRHELLAQRQQEKLDALQQISRLYQEMNQAIDRCQIQKFLVRWAEKEVAQTEIDQRELERTECKENLANVNEQREELERQIEQKETRRSELELACRQSNVFQEEERLLNMEKALRDEQKKLEQGLQNLEVEIKREARHLQRFCGEIQELEPEELLIPVQEAANTVQKAYAVFTGDEKGLFARPAELFETGQQAAVELSDAVRSAAHKTEDRIAELKKQADQKSAVLANLRRNIKDYPHGLLLFKDRLEKDLADKTGHAVSVYILADVLEMADERWRGAVEGYLNNQKYYLLVEPGRYQNALNIYDRLKQEAEYRAFGLVDIGKLREKETLRPLPGSLAEKVETENKLARSYVDYLLGRVICCDTAEQLRCYKTAITAEGMLYQGYVARALRKGWMEDAFIGRRAVQLRIDHLEKELACLQEELRHWQPLQKQLTSLQEPLFTQRFVRIDVAQKQEDYQRVQTIIKEIAEVKNQLSQLNLFWLDEQRQIIEHLKEEILALNKEKDAKNVQRGNLESRIHQLEYEILPEKYQRYEAIEDVLNEEFTKEYRENIGVPRYQQELDRLKKADIIRKNFGDSLAQNTKAMDGARKKLFAARREYAERFKPCAFQIEVMDNTEYEEERRTLQESELPRYKEKIRAARESAMEQFQNDFLAKLKSSIDQVQEQVHNLNKALRQAQFGTDKYQFRVGPNPDYLDYYNMITADELMEGESGLFALPFQQKYGPLIEKLFSQITMADDTQLNARKQSELQENIVRYTDFRTYLKFDLETTDQNGSKQLLSQTLNMKSGGETQTPFYIAVLASFAQLYRVNDATRFGNTVRLVVFDEAFNKMDSDRITESVLLLRKMGLQAIICTPPDKVSDIMPIADRTLLVDKSGYRMHIIPFGKEMQNEGSTGDPESSAG encoded by the coding sequence ATTTCCTGACCGGCAAGAACGGCGCCGGAAAGTCAACGGTCATCGATGCACTGCAGATCGTACTGCTGGGCGAGACAAATTCTCGCAATTTTAATCAGGCAGCCAACGAAAAATCGCAGCGCACATTGGAAGGCTATCTGCGCGCCGACATGGATGATAACAGCCCGTATTCCCGCCGTGGTAAGGACTTTTCTACCTATATTGTCTGCGAATTTCAGGATGAGATGGAGGGCAGCAGCTTTGTGACAGGCGTTACTTTTGACTGCCGCAGCGATGGAAGTTACCGTGATACATTCTTTATTTACACGGGGACACTGCCGGAAAATTGCTTTATTGAGCAGGGCGAGGCAATGGAGATTTCTGCACTTCGCCGTTTTTTGAAGCAGAACTATGCACGGGCAGAATTTTACGATACCCAAAAAGAGTATCGCCGCAACATGCTTGCAAAGTGGAATGTCCACAACGAGCAGGTCTTACGGATGATGAAGAAGGCTGTTTCGTTCCGGCCAATTGTGGATATCCAAAAATTTATTACGGAGAACATCTGCGATATTCCGGATAAACCCAATATTGAGCTGATGCAGCAAAACATCCGGGATTATAAACGGCACGAATTGCTGGCGCAGCGTCAGCAGGAAAAGCTGGATGCGCTGCAGCAAATCAGCAGGCTGTATCAGGAGATGAACCAAGCTATAGACCGCTGCCAGATCCAGAAGTTTCTGGTACGGTGGGCCGAAAAAGAAGTTGCGCAGACAGAGATCGACCAGAGGGAATTGGAACGAACTGAATGCAAGGAGAACCTTGCAAATGTGAATGAGCAACGGGAAGAGCTTGAGCGGCAGATCGAACAGAAAGAAACGCGCCGCAGTGAGCTGGAGCTGGCCTGCAGGCAGAGCAATGTTTTCCAGGAGGAAGAGCGTCTGCTCAACATGGAAAAGGCTCTGAGAGATGAGCAGAAAAAGCTGGAACAGGGTCTGCAAAATCTTGAAGTGGAGATTAAGCGGGAAGCACGGCATTTGCAGAGATTCTGTGGGGAGATACAAGAACTGGAACCGGAAGAACTTCTCATACCGGTGCAGGAAGCGGCGAACACTGTGCAGAAAGCATATGCTGTATTTACTGGTGACGAGAAGGGATTGTTTGCCCGGCCTGCGGAGTTGTTTGAAACGGGGCAGCAGGCAGCGGTCGAATTGTCGGATGCTGTCCGCAGTGCGGCTCATAAAACAGAGGATCGTATTGCAGAGCTGAAGAAGCAAGCCGACCAGAAAAGTGCGGTGCTTGCAAATCTGCGCAGGAACATAAAAGATTATCCCCATGGGCTTCTGCTGTTCAAAGACCGGCTGGAAAAGGATCTGGCGGATAAAACGGGGCATGCGGTTTCCGTTTATATTCTGGCTGATGTGCTGGAAATGGCAGATGAGCGCTGGCGTGGAGCGGTAGAAGGCTACCTAAATAACCAGAAATATTATCTGCTGGTGGAGCCGGGACGTTATCAGAATGCACTTAACATTTACGACCGGCTGAAGCAGGAAGCAGAGTACCGTGCGTTTGGTCTGGTAGATATCGGAAAACTGCGGGAAAAAGAAACACTTCGACCGCTGCCCGGCAGTCTAGCAGAAAAGGTGGAGACAGAAAACAAGCTGGCACGCAGCTATGTGGACTATCTTCTGGGTCGGGTGATATGCTGCGACACGGCAGAACAGTTGCGCTGCTATAAAACGGCAATTACGGCAGAGGGAATGCTGTATCAGGGCTATGTGGCCCGCGCACTTCGGAAGGGCTGGATGGAAGACGCCTTCATCGGGCGGCGTGCGGTGCAGCTCCGCATCGACCATCTGGAAAAGGAACTGGCCTGTCTGCAGGAAGAGCTGCGGCATTGGCAGCCGCTCCAGAAGCAGCTGACCAGCCTGCAGGAGCCGCTTTTTACCCAAAGATTCGTCCGAATCGATGTGGCGCAAAAGCAGGAGGACTACCAGCGTGTCCAGACGATCATCAAGGAAATCGCAGAAGTCAAAAATCAGCTTTCCCAGCTGAATCTGTTCTGGTTGGATGAGCAGCGGCAGATCATTGAGCATCTGAAAGAGGAAATCCTTGCACTTAACAAGGAAAAAGATGCGAAAAATGTGCAAAGGGGCAATCTGGAAAGCCGCATCCACCAGCTGGAATACGAGATCTTGCCGGAAAAATACCAACGGTATGAGGCCATCGAAGATGTCTTGAACGAGGAGTTCACGAAGGAATACCGGGAAAACATCGGCGTTCCCCGCTACCAGCAGGAACTTGACCGATTGAAAAAAGCAGACATTATCCGTAAAAATTTCGGCGACAGTCTGGCGCAGAACACAAAGGCGATGGACGGGGCTCGGAAGAAACTGTTTGCAGCACGCAGAGAATATGCAGAACGGTTCAAACCCTGTGCATTCCAGATCGAGGTGATGGATAACACCGAATACGAGGAAGAACGGCGTACTCTGCAGGAAAGCGAGCTGCCCCGATACAAAGAAAAGATCCGGGCGGCACGGGAAAGCGCAATGGAGCAATTCCAGAACGATTTCCTTGCCAAACTGAAATCCAGCATCGACCAGGTGCAAGAACAGGTGCACAATCTGAACAAGGCCCTGCGCCAGGCACAATTTGGCACAGACAAGTACCAATTCCGCGTAGGGCCAAACCCGGATTATCTGGATTACTATAACATGATCACGGCAGATGAACTGATGGAAGGCGAATCCGGTCTATTCGCACTGCCCTTTCAGCAAAAATACGGCCCATTGATCGAAAAACTGTTCAGCCAGATCACAATGGCAGACGATACGCAGCTCAATGCCCGCAAACAGAGCGAACTGCAGGAGAATATCGTCCGCTATACAGACTTCCGGACGTATCTGAAATTTGATTTGGAAACGACCGATCAGAACGGTTCCAAGCAGCTGCTTTCTCAAACACTGAATATGAAGTCCGGTGGCGAAACACAAACGCCATTTTATATTGCGGTGCTGGCCTCGTTTGCCCAGCTGTACCGCGTCAACGACGCTACCCGTTTTGGTAATACGGTGCGTCTGGTGGTGTTCGATGAAGCTTTCAATAAAATGGATAGTGACCGGATCACGGAGAGTGTACTCCTTCTCCGAAAGATGGGGCTGCAGGCGATCATCTGTACGCCGCCGGATAAGGTCTCGGACATTATGCCCATTGCAGACCGCACATTATTAGTGGACAAATCCGGATACCGGATGCATATCATTCCATTTGGAAAGGAGATGCAGAATGAAGGAAGCACAGGTGATCCTGAATCGTCTGCTGGATAA
- a CDS encoding Wadjet anti-phage system protein JetD domain-containing protein, which yields MKEAQVILNRLLDKFENSKHLSEPNTSRRRVMLRIDKRELPEYQYEDAVVRDAYNIAARELEQQALVRLEWARKQSVLACIVLDLERVAQCYECADRVHPRKKAEEVANIIMQKLAYNPVPWIAAWRDAVCAQVRNSMKVPTYCRENDGLLQELLLTFQRYAELSGSVTMRAFSSQCFHDTKYFERNVRELFLTIARKYNTQLAAACTEAELGARDQLAFLGIYARPELYELSGDCAICLKKGELRLSAAEPYGLALPSTLVSEIVDIELKNICCITLIENKTNYDEYLLAEKQPEELVVYHGGFLSPRKKKLFEKLAAAAGETMQIRFWADIDLGGFCMFENLQTVFPQLEPMRMEGRFVEQYHKNGLKRPEQYLKKLKEERNAGRHTLFVDAIDKILQYGVTIEQETFLE from the coding sequence ATGAAGGAAGCACAGGTGATCCTGAATCGTCTGCTGGATAAGTTTGAAAACAGTAAGCATCTTTCTGAACCCAACACATCCAGACGTCGGGTAATGCTGCGCATTGATAAAAGGGAGTTGCCGGAGTATCAATACGAAGATGCGGTGGTTCGGGATGCTTACAATATTGCAGCGCGGGAGCTGGAGCAGCAGGCTTTGGTGCGTCTGGAATGGGCGAGAAAGCAGAGCGTTCTCGCCTGCATTGTGCTGGATCTGGAACGGGTCGCACAGTGCTATGAATGCGCCGACAGAGTGCATCCGCGAAAAAAGGCAGAAGAGGTTGCAAACATCATCATGCAGAAGCTGGCATACAATCCCGTTCCATGGATCGCGGCATGGAGGGATGCTGTATGTGCTCAGGTGCGGAACAGCATGAAAGTGCCGACGTATTGCAGAGAAAACGACGGTCTGCTGCAGGAGCTTTTGCTCACGTTTCAACGGTATGCGGAGCTGTCCGGCAGTGTGACGATGCGTGCATTCAGCAGCCAGTGTTTTCACGATACCAAGTATTTTGAGCGAAATGTACGGGAGCTGTTTCTTACCATTGCACGAAAGTACAATACCCAACTGGCGGCGGCCTGTACAGAAGCGGAACTTGGTGCGCGGGATCAGCTTGCATTTCTGGGAATCTATGCCCGCCCGGAGCTTTACGAACTCTCGGGCGATTGCGCAATCTGCTTGAAGAAGGGAGAACTACGGCTCAGCGCAGCAGAACCTTATGGATTGGCTTTGCCCAGTACACTTGTGTCAGAGATTGTGGACATTGAACTGAAAAACATCTGCTGCATTACCCTTATCGAAAATAAAACGAACTATGATGAATATTTGCTGGCGGAAAAACAGCCGGAAGAACTTGTTGTTTATCACGGCGGCTTTCTGAGCCCGCGGAAGAAAAAACTTTTTGAAAAACTGGCTGCTGCGGCAGGGGAAACCATGCAAATTCGATTCTGGGCAGATATTGATCTGGGCGGTTTTTGTATGTTTGAAAACCTGCAAACGGTGTTCCCACAGCTTGAGCCCATGCGTATGGAAGGGCGCTTTGTGGAACAGTACCACAAAAATGGCCTGAAGCGGCCGGAGCAGTATCTGAAGAAGCTGAAGGAAGAGCGGAATGCGGGAAGACATACGCTGTTTGTTGATGCAATTGATAAGATTTTGCAATATGGGGTCACAATCGAACAAGAAACATTTCTAGAGTAG
- the cas3 gene encoding CRISPR-associated helicase Cas3', which produces MLNKTKFLAGKTDPENTSLWLPLWMHLRDTAEIMELLVRKWLPDSVKKASGLEEEELVCLARFLGWGHDLGKAILTFQSMIMQCFPEAKQRLERLTPLSCPVQNRKQSPHARASEAILRELGCPVGIASVAGAHHGRPQNGEAVDKQLDGWESNYYPKEQKCLWEGFWNELLQAALQDSGYSGVDALPVLNQPEEILLTGLLIMADWIASNTEYFPLIPVEELGSRGDYPARVDRAWKKLALPFPWEAQQGIAKPQEFEVRFGFAPNAVQRVVLDAVSAAAEPGILILEAQMGVGKTEAALAAAEIMASRFSLGGIFFGLPTQATANGIFRRLLHWADTQSEEVPQAIQLAHGMAELNENYLRLQGGRVQLEEDAPEEHQVQVHQWFRGSKQALLASFVVGTVDQLLMAALTQKHVMLRHLGLAGKVVIIDECHAYDAYMNCYLDRALEWLGWYKVPVILLSATLPARRRAELIEAYQQKHRPDPDAPWRFSCGYPLLTWTDGAEVKQTVIPLDTPGQTVQLTPLTEAELPGLLRRKLAEGGCAGVIVNTVKKAQKIAQLLREGLPDKEVQLFHAQFLMPDRAAREEQLMERIGKDSVPESRNDLIVVGTQVMEQSLDLDLDVLVTELCPMDLLLQRIGRLHRHCRSRPKPLQQACCAVLDTGEEAFDAGSEAVYGQWLLWRTRKYLPRSIRLPEDIAPLVQQVYGWEQEAPETEQGEKLRSEYEQTQKEKKGRAGAYLVQQPEVDEDFQELNTLDDWMQNVGATSDAAARAAVRDGDPSVEVLVMQRRTDGSIHFLPWQEGGSAVAADSPPPPETALKIARQKLRLPAVFGKAWKVDEVIRELDADDRRWLAVWQLSPLLHGELVLLLDEDLTAHLADMELCYDRENGLEYRKEEKDEGDRI; this is translated from the coding sequence ATGCTGAATAAAACAAAGTTTCTGGCAGGAAAAACAGACCCGGAAAACACCAGCCTATGGCTGCCGCTCTGGATGCACCTGCGAGATACGGCAGAGATCATGGAGCTTCTGGTGCGGAAATGGCTGCCCGACAGCGTAAAAAAGGCATCCGGGTTGGAAGAGGAAGAATTGGTGTGTTTGGCTCGCTTTTTGGGCTGGGGGCACGATTTGGGCAAAGCGATTTTAACCTTCCAGAGCATGATCATGCAGTGTTTCCCCGAAGCGAAACAACGGCTGGAACGCCTGACACCGCTGAGCTGCCCGGTGCAGAACCGCAAACAGTCGCCTCATGCCCGGGCGAGTGAAGCAATCTTGAGAGAATTGGGGTGCCCTGTCGGAATCGCTTCGGTCGCGGGTGCCCATCATGGTAGGCCGCAGAATGGCGAGGCAGTCGATAAGCAGCTGGACGGCTGGGAGAGCAACTATTACCCGAAAGAGCAAAAGTGCTTATGGGAGGGCTTTTGGAACGAATTGCTTCAGGCGGCACTGCAGGACAGCGGCTATTCCGGGGTAGATGCGCTGCCGGTGCTCAACCAGCCCGAAGAGATTTTGCTGACGGGACTTTTGATCATGGCAGACTGGATCGCCAGTAACACGGAGTATTTCCCGCTGATCCCAGTGGAAGAGCTGGGCAGCAGGGGGGATTATCCGGCGCGGGTGGACAGGGCGTGGAAAAAGCTGGCGCTTCCCTTCCCATGGGAGGCGCAGCAGGGCATTGCAAAACCGCAGGAGTTTGAGGTGCGGTTCGGCTTTGCGCCCAACGCCGTGCAGCGAGTGGTTCTGGATGCGGTGAGTGCTGCGGCAGAACCGGGCATCCTGATTCTGGAAGCGCAGATGGGCGTGGGCAAAACAGAGGCGGCTCTGGCCGCTGCGGAGATCATGGCCAGCCGGTTCAGTCTGGGCGGCATCTTTTTCGGACTGCCCACGCAGGCTACGGCAAACGGCATCTTTCGTCGGCTGCTCCACTGGGCAGATACCCAGTCGGAGGAGGTGCCGCAGGCCATCCAGCTGGCCCATGGCATGGCAGAGCTGAATGAGAACTATCTTCGGCTGCAAGGGGGCAGGGTGCAGCTGGAAGAGGATGCGCCGGAAGAGCATCAGGTACAGGTGCATCAGTGGTTCCGGGGCAGCAAGCAGGCATTGCTGGCCAGCTTTGTCGTCGGCACAGTGGACCAGCTGCTGATGGCAGCACTGACCCAAAAGCACGTGATGCTGCGGCATCTGGGGCTTGCGGGCAAGGTGGTGATCATCGACGAGTGCCATGCCTACGATGCTTACATGAACTGCTATCTGGATCGCGCACTGGAATGGCTGGGCTGGTACAAGGTGCCGGTAATTCTGCTGTCGGCCACCCTGCCCGCCCGGCGGCGTGCAGAGCTGATCGAAGCGTATCAGCAAAAGCACAGGCCTGACCCGGATGCCCCGTGGAGATTTAGCTGCGGCTATCCGCTGCTGACATGGACGGACGGCGCAGAGGTAAAGCAGACCGTCATCCCGCTGGACACACCCGGACAAACGGTGCAGCTGACCCCGCTCACAGAGGCAGAGCTGCCCGGGCTGCTGCGCCGGAAGCTGGCGGAGGGCGGCTGTGCGGGGGTGATCGTCAACACAGTTAAAAAAGCGCAGAAGATCGCGCAACTGCTGCGGGAGGGCTTGCCCGACAAAGAGGTGCAGCTGTTCCATGCACAGTTCCTGATGCCGGACCGTGCCGCGCGGGAAGAGCAGCTGATGGAACGCATCGGCAAGGATTCTGTGCCGGAGAGCCGGAACGATCTGATCGTGGTGGGCACGCAGGTGATGGAGCAGTCTCTGGACCTTGATCTGGACGTTCTTGTCACCGAGCTTTGCCCTATGGATCTTCTGTTGCAGCGCATCGGACGGCTGCACCGCCATTGCCGCAGCCGCCCAAAGCCCTTACAGCAGGCCTGCTGTGCGGTGCTGGACACCGGAGAAGAGGCTTTTGATGCGGGCAGCGAGGCGGTGTATGGTCAGTGGCTGCTCTGGCGCACCCGGAAGTATCTGCCCCGGAGCATCCGGCTGCCGGAGGACATTGCCCCGCTGGTGCAGCAGGTCTACGGCTGGGAACAGGAAGCCCCCGAAACGGAGCAGGGGGAGAAGCTGCGAAGTGAGTACGAGCAGACGCAGAAGGAAAAGAAAGGCCGCGCCGGGGCGTATCTTGTGCAGCAGCCTGAGGTCGATGAAGATTTTCAGGAACTCAATACGTTGGATGACTGGATGCAGAACGTGGGCGCAACTTCTGATGCAGCTGCCCGGGCGGCGGTGCGGGACGGCGACCCCTCGGTGGAGGTGTTGGTGATGCAGCGACGGACGGACGGAAGCATCCATTTTCTGCCATGGCAGGAGGGCGGCAGCGCCGTAGCCGCCGACAGCCCGCCCCCGCCGGAGACGGCGCTGAAGATCGCCCGGCAGAAGCTGCGGCTCCCGGCGGTGTTCGGCAAAGCGTGGAAGGTGGACGAGGTCATCCGGGAGCTGGACGCAGACGACCGCAGATGGCTTGCAGTGTGGCAGCTGTCACCGCTGCTGCACGGAGAGCTGGTCCTGCTGCTGGATGAAGACCTGACCGCCCATCTTGCGGACATGGAGCTTTGCTATGACCGCGAGAATGGTCTGGAATATCGGAAGGAGGAGAAGGATGAAGGAGATCGAATTTGA
- a CDS encoding potassium channel family protein — MLKENFRQLGEYDNEDICHLHYQKAKTKEEKRYYIRGLRRLLDWISGYGTKPCRTFLTIILLILIFGTAYYVIPCLQYQGVSGWLECIYASAITFFAVGYGDLFPATLATKMVSLVEAFSGVTMTSYFLVLLSRKVIR; from the coding sequence ATGCTAAAGGAAAATTTTAGACAGCTCGGGGAATATGATAATGAAGATATTTGTCATCTTCATTATCAAAAAGCGAAAACGAAAGAAGAAAAAAGATATTATATAAGAGGATTACGCAGGCTGCTGGATTGGATTAGCGGATATGGAACCAAACCGTGCCGAACATTTTTAACTATAATTCTTCTGATTTTAATATTCGGAACGGCATATTATGTAATACCATGTTTACAATATCAAGGAGTAAGTGGATGGCTAGAGTGCATTTATGCAAGTGCCATTACTTTTTTTGCAGTAGGCTATGGCGATCTTTTTCCTGCTACACTTGCAACGAAGATGGTTTCATTGGTAGAGGCGTTCTCTGGAGTGACAATGACAAGCTATTTCTTGGTGCTTCTTTCGAGAAAGGTCATTCGATAA